A window of Clostridioides sp. ES-S-0010-02 genomic DNA:
TTCGTGCAAAAATCCTATCTTATAAATTTTATAATCTAACTCTATGATACATCATTTTATGCTAAATAACTACCATTTTATTACAATTTGGTTACAAATTTTCAGATTATTTTTTTGAAGAAATAATTTATGTTTTCTACAATTAAACACTATATTTTCAATTTTATTTATAATTAAATAATAAAAGCTATTTAAACATATTTTATTATATTTAAATAGCTTTTATTTTATTATGGTAATATTATTGTTAGTATGCAGCATTTAGTTTTTCTTCTATTTTCTTTTGAATAAATCCAAATACAAATAATATGAACCAATACACAAATCCTGCTACTAAGAAAGCTTCTAGATATTTATATTTACTACCGCCATTATAATTTGCTGTTGCCATTATTTCTATTACCCCTATAGTAAAAGCTAGTGATGAACCCTTAATTAAATCTACAAAGTGATTAGACAATGCAGGTATAGCTACTCTTATAGCCTGTGGCATAACTATTCTTCTAAATATTTGTACATTTGTAAGTCCTATAGAAGCCCCTGCTTCATATTGTCCCCTATCAACAGAGGAAATAGCTCCTCTTATAGTCTCTGACATATATGCTGACATATTTACTGACAAAGCAATTATTATTGCAGTAAATGGAGACATTTCTACAAGTGCTGGAATAGCTCTTGGCAATCCAAAATATAATGCATACAATTGAACTAGCAATGGTGTGCCTCTAAAAATTGATGTATACACTTTGACAATTTGATTTAATACTTTAACCTCATTATAGCTTATCAATGCCATTACAATTGCTATCGCTAGAGATAGTGCTAGAGATATTAAAGCAATTATTATTGTTTCTTTAGATGCTATAAATATTTCTGGTAAAATTTTAAACATGAATGATATATCTAAACTCATAAAAGTCACCTATCTCTCAATTGTTATATCTTCCCCAAACCATTTTTTAGAAATTTCAGTAAGAGTTCCATCTTTTCTCATAGCTGTTATTGCTTCGTCAACTTTAGCTTTTAATTCTTTTGATTTTTCATCTTTTTTAAATGGATATGCATTTATCTCTTCATAGATAGGTTCTCCAACAGCTATAAAGTTTGAGCCAGCTTTTTTATTTCTAGCTGCTGTAGCTGAAACAGAAATTATTCTTGCATCAGATCTTCCAAGTTCAAGGCCTTCATATGAATCTGCTCCATCATTAAATACTAATTCCATTGAATTGTCTTTATTTTTTTCTTCCATTATAGCTCTTTCAGATGAGTTTGCACCAACCTCAACTTTCTTACCTTTTAAATCTTCAAGACTTTTTATCTTATCTTTATCTTCTGGTCTAATAGTTATCATTAAAGGATTATAAGCATATGGTACTGTGAAATCATATACTTCTTCCCTTTCTGGTGTTATACTTATTTGTTGAGCTGCTGTATCTGCTTTTCCACTATCTACCATACCAAGTAATCCACCTGTATCCCCATTGTTTACTTCATACTTAATTTCAGAATCTAATCTTTTCCCAATTTCATTCCATATATCAATTTCAAAACCTTGCATTTTCCCATCTTCTCTAAAATTAAATGGATAATACTTTGCTCCTGTAGCTACTGTAATAGTCTTCTTTTCTTCTTTTTCAGGCTCTTCTTTTGTTGAACAACCTATTGTTAATCCACAAATAACTAACCCTAATGTTAATAAGCTTAATGCTCTTTTCCAATACATTAAAATCCCTCCATACTTGATGATATTTTTATTTACATGAATTTAAACTTTATTTATATACCATAATTTAGTTTTATAATTTTTAAACTTACACATCACTCTTTACTTTAATATAAGTTAAATTTAAAACATTTATTTTTATGGATATTTCTACAAAATATAAATTTATTTTCCATTTACCCCAAAATAATCGTATTATACTTTTCATACTTTGTCTAATCGTTTTTTTCTATGTACTTTTTTAATAGAATCAAATTTTACTATATCATTGTAAAATTATAAATGTACGAAATTACAACGATTATTAATCTAACACTAATAAGAAAATACTTTTTATTAAAAACAAAGATATTAAAATAAAAAAATACTGTTAAGTAGATATTTACTTAACAGTATCAATATTATTTGTATCTGAATCTATTTTGACTTTATAAATCTTCTTCGGTTTATCTTTGATACACCTACTAGCATAACTGACATGATTATCATTGAAACTCCACCTAAAATTAATTTAGAGTATGTTGTTGTTTTATTCATAGAGTCGCCTCCTTTATTACCAAAACCCCCAGCTTCCTTTGGATTACCTTGACTTCTATCTATATTCATATCTCCATTTTTACCATTCATATCACCCTTATCCATATTTCCCATTCCTGGTGGTGTTTTACCATCCATGCCTTCAGGTGGCTCTGGCATGCCACTCATCTTATCATCAGAATTTTCTGTGTCTTTACTTTCACTTGAACTATTATCATCAGAAGTTTCCTTAGTTGAAGAAGATTCTCCACTTAATTGAGCTTTTATAGTTTTACTCATATTTTCTGCAACTTCTAAAACTCCTGGTATTGACTTTCCACCTTTACCCATAGACCCTCCTGACTTTTCATTAGTATCATCACCACTTTTATTGGTATTTGTATTATTCTCATTTTCACTATTATCTGTAGTGTTATTTTGAGTATCATTATCCGTATTAGTTTTGGCTTTGCTTAATGTTAATTCAGCATTAACTTCTTTTTCATTACTCTTGTTTTCAAAACTCTTATTTTCATTGTTAGATTCTTTATTATTAGATTCTTTATCACCAAATCCCTTATTATCACTAGAGTCTTCAATTGAAGATGTTATATTTTTTTCAAATTCTTCATAAGTATAAAATGCTGTTGGGTCTTCTTTTACATATGATGCTATCAAGTCATGTAATTTTGTTGTCATATTTTCCAGATAATCTGAATCCAAGTACTTGGTTACTATTTCTTCTAGATATTCATGATACTTAGCTTTATATGTATCATTTTTTAATAATGCAGATATTAAAGGTCTATCTTCCAAATTACCTGTTGTAGGTTCATCAATAGCTATAGATTGACTACCTCCACCAAAACCACTAAATCCACCAAATGACATATTAAAGTCCCATGGCAACATAGAAAACACTCCATCTTGTTCATATAAATAGTAATTATGAGCGAAACTACCTTGATAACTATCAAGATTTAATAAAGCTGTACTTATTGCTATATTTTTGAGGACAGAATCTACATCAAGATATTTTTCAATATCCTCACCTGTATCTAAAGATTTTAGTAGTTTTGTAACTTTAGACCAATCAGCCGTTTTCTTGTCACTTTCAACGATTAGATTTGAGTAACTATCTGGGTCATCACCCTCATATTGTAATGAAGCTCCTTCATCTGATTTGTATAAGTCTCCAGTTACATCTCCAAAATTATTTTCAAGATAAGATTCTTTTAACCCTTCTACTGCCAAATATAATCCATGATATTCACCATTTATAGAAACTTTAGCATATGCAAATTCTGGAGTAGCTAATCCCATCTCCTCACAGACACTATAAGTTAAAAATTCTCTCATATAAGATGGATCAGAATAACAGTTATTAAGGTTTAATTGAGTAAGACCTTCCATACTTTGACTAGTATTATATTTATCGAAATTAATCTTATAGCTATATCTATCACTATCACTATTTGCTACAGATGTAAGACTTGAATTTCCTTTAGTTCTTATACCAACGTTTCCATATGTGTCTCCATTTACAGTTACTTTTGCAACTTTAAATTCTTCTTTTATAGCATTTTCATTCATGTCTTCCAAGTCACTTTCATCTATTTCTATATTAACTTCCATAACCTCGTCTCTGTCAAAATATTTTTCAATATATACATTGCTATATAAATCAACATTTTTATTACCATATGTACTGTAAACTCCAACTACTGCACATAAAAATATAACCATAATTGAGATAAGAAGGGTAAATTTTTTATCTTTCATAAAAGATTACTCCTCTCTATGCTACATAGTCACCATTATAACTTACAAGAACTGCATTAGTAACTCCATCGACTTGGCTTAAGTCATTTATAAGACTTGTTTCTCCGTCTTTCATTCTTACTTCAAATACCAATTCTATACCTTTTTCTGGTGTAACACTTTTTGATTTTATTTGATATTTAGAAAATACTTTTTTAATTTTGTCAGTTGCAATATCTTCTGAATTCTCATTATTACAATTTACCATCAATATATATGGTGTTTCAGATATTGTTTTGTTTGAAAAGAATATTAGAATCAATCCCATGATTACTGAACCCATAACAGCTAATGGAATCAAACCTGCACCTAAAACTATACCTGAGCCTAATGACCAAAATAGAAATACCAAATCCATTGGGTCTTTAATTGCTGTTCTAAATCTTACTATAGATAAAGCACCAACCATACCTAGAGATAAAACTACATTTGATGTAACTGCCAATATTACGAAAGTTGTAAGCATTGTAAGTGCTACAAGTGACACATTAAATGGTCGAGAATACATAATACCCATATAGGTTTTTTTGTAAATCATATATATAAACAAACCTACTAAAAATGCTGAACCTAGAGCTAAAGCACTATCTACAAATGAAAAACCTGATACATTTTCTATAAAACTTGATTTAAAAATATCGTTAAACGTCATAACTAAAATCATCCTTCCTATTTTTTAATTTTTTTATTTTATTTGGACGCTCTTTACCTAAAATTTGAATTTAAATCCTATATATACAATCTACTTGATGCATACTTTGAAACTGCTGTAGAAGTAGTTTTATTAATCTGAACCAAATCTTTTATAAAATCTGGTATAAACTCATCATATTTAACTTCTAATACAGTCATATTTTCATCAATAACTGATACTGTTGGTAATTCTTTATTGAATAAATTGACTGAATTTACAGAAGTCTTAATATTGCTATCGATTGTAACTCTTACATTTCCAAGTGGATAGACAAAAGCTTCTCTATCATAATCAACTATACTTTTTGCCTCCAATCTTTCACATTTTATTTTTAAATAAAATTCTCTTAATAAGCAGTTTGTTGATTCTTTTAAAAACTCAATGTCATTTTTTAATATCTTCTCTACTTCTTTTTTAGTTAAACTAGCTGACAGTTTTGATGTCATATTATAATGTTTTATTTTCTTCTCCAATTTTATATAAGAAAGGTCATTGTTATAAAATCTTATTCTAAACTTTTCTCTCATTGCAACTCCATTTAACTTATCTAAAAGTGCTTTATCTTCAGGAGTGTCAAAATATAAACTTCTGATAAGATACTTTCCATCTTTTGATGCATTTCTATCTTTTTTCATTATTGGATAAAGTCTTGATTTTAAAGCTAGGACATCAGCTTCAGTTATTTTGTGTTTCATCTCAAATCTAT
This region includes:
- a CDS encoding transporter substrate-binding domain-containing protein, with amino-acid sequence MYWKRALSLLTLGLVICGLTIGCSTKEEPEKEEKKTITVATGAKYYPFNFREDGKMQGFEIDIWNEIGKRLDSEIKYEVNNGDTGGLLGMVDSGKADTAAQQISITPEREEVYDFTVPYAYNPLMITIRPEDKDKIKSLEDLKGKKVEVGANSSERAIMEEKNKDNSMELVFNDGADSYEGLELGRSDARIISVSATAARNKKAGSNFIAVGEPIYEEINAYPFKKDEKSKELKAKVDEAITAMRKDGTLTEISKKWFGEDITIER
- a CDS encoding CotH kinase family protein, encoding MKDKKFTLLISIMVIFLCAVVGVYSTYGNKNVDLYSNVYIEKYFDRDEVMEVNIEIDESDLEDMNENAIKEEFKVAKVTVNGDTYGNVGIRTKGNSSLTSVANSDSDRYSYKINFDKYNTSQSMEGLTQLNLNNCYSDPSYMREFLTYSVCEEMGLATPEFAYAKVSINGEYHGLYLAVEGLKESYLENNFGDVTGDLYKSDEGASLQYEGDDPDSYSNLIVESDKKTADWSKVTKLLKSLDTGEDIEKYLDVDSVLKNIAISTALLNLDSYQGSFAHNYYLYEQDGVFSMLPWDFNMSFGGFSGFGGGSQSIAIDEPTTGNLEDRPLISALLKNDTYKAKYHEYLEEIVTKYLDSDYLENMTTKLHDLIASYVKEDPTAFYTYEEFEKNITSSIEDSSDNKGFGDKESNNKESNNENKSFENKSNEKEVNAELTLSKAKTNTDNDTQNNTTDNSENENNTNTNKSGDDTNEKSGGSMGKGGKSIPGVLEVAENMSKTIKAQLSGESSSTKETSDDNSSSESKDTENSDDKMSGMPEPPEGMDGKTPPGMGNMDKGDMNGKNGDMNIDRSQGNPKEAGGFGNKGGDSMNKTTTYSKLILGGVSMIIMSVMLVGVSKINRRRFIKSK
- a CDS encoding DUF4956 domain-containing protein; the protein is MILVMTFNDIFKSSFIENVSGFSFVDSALALGSAFLVGLFIYMIYKKTYMGIMYSRPFNVSLVALTMLTTFVILAVTSNVVLSLGMVGALSIVRFRTAIKDPMDLVFLFWSLGSGIVLGAGLIPLAVMGSVIMGLILIFFSNKTISETPYILMVNCNNENSEDIATDKIKKVFSKYQIKSKSVTPEKGIELVFEVRMKDGETSLINDLSQVDGVTNAVLVSYNGDYVA
- a CDS encoding amino acid ABC transporter permease: MSLDISFMFKILPEIFIASKETIIIALISLALSLAIAIVMALISYNEVKVLNQIVKVYTSIFRGTPLLVQLYALYFGLPRAIPALVEMSPFTAIIIALSVNMSAYMSETIRGAISSVDRGQYEAGASIGLTNVQIFRRIVMPQAIRVAIPALSNHFVDLIKGSSLAFTIGVIEIMATANYNGGSKYKYLEAFLVAGFVYWFILFVFGFIQKKIEEKLNAAY
- a CDS encoding polyphosphate polymerase domain-containing protein, which produces MDKKLNYRFEMKHKITEADVLALKSRLYPIMKKDRNASKDGKYLIRSLYFDTPEDKALLDKLNGVAMREKFRIRFYNNDLSYIKLEKKIKHYNMTSKLSASLTKKEVEKILKNDIEFLKESTNCLLREFYLKIKCERLEAKSIVDYDREAFVYPLGNVRVTIDSNIKTSVNSVNLFNKELPTVSVIDENMTVLEVKYDEFIPDFIKDLVQINKTTSTAVSKYASSRLYI